A region of Paraburkholderia sp. BL23I1N1 DNA encodes the following proteins:
- a CDS encoding alpha/beta fold hydrolase: MTETSASTAGRLAPRQRYVQCASAGGLHRIAYTEWGDPANPRVLLCVHGLTRSGRDFDRLAAEFAGTYRVVCPDVAGRGLSSWLANPNFYSVPQYVADMVTLIARLNVETVDWFGTSMGGLIGLALAGLPETPIRKMLLNDVGPHLEPVAVQRIGDYLGKPVRFDSLQQGIDYAALLAQTFGPLTPEEWREINTPLLHEQDGAWLFRYDPRIAQPFVATSEEATKLGEAALWHSLAAFQGPVLVVRGEQSDLLSRETVAKMIETGRAVSSTEIAGVGHAPAFISADQIDLARQFFIGPATDAS; encoded by the coding sequence ATGACCGAAACGTCCGCTTCCACCGCCGGGCGGCTTGCGCCGCGCCAACGTTATGTGCAGTGCGCAAGCGCTGGTGGCTTGCATCGTATCGCTTACACCGAGTGGGGCGACCCGGCCAACCCGCGTGTGCTGCTGTGCGTGCACGGCTTGACGCGCTCGGGGCGCGATTTCGACCGTCTCGCGGCGGAATTCGCCGGTACTTATCGCGTGGTGTGTCCGGACGTGGCGGGGCGGGGCTTGTCTTCGTGGCTCGCGAACCCCAACTTCTATAGCGTGCCGCAGTACGTGGCCGACATGGTCACGTTGATCGCGCGCCTGAATGTCGAAACAGTCGACTGGTTCGGTACCTCGATGGGCGGTCTGATCGGACTTGCGCTGGCCGGTCTGCCGGAAACGCCGATTCGTAAAATGCTGTTGAACGACGTTGGTCCGCATCTGGAGCCGGTGGCCGTGCAGCGTATCGGTGATTACCTCGGCAAGCCCGTGCGTTTCGACTCGCTTCAACAGGGCATTGATTACGCCGCGTTGCTTGCGCAAACTTTTGGGCCGCTCACGCCGGAGGAGTGGCGTGAGATCAATACGCCGCTTTTGCACGAGCAGGACGGCGCGTGGCTGTTCCGTTACGATCCGCGCATTGCCCAGCCGTTTGTCGCGACAAGCGAAGAGGCGACCAAACTCGGCGAGGCCGCGCTGTGGCATTCACTAGCTGCGTTTCAGGGGCCGGTGCTGGTGGTGCGTGGTGAGCAATCGGATCTGCTTTCTCGCGAGACCGTCGCGAAAATGATCGAGACCGGGCGCGCGGTATCGAGCACGGAGATTGCGGGCGTCGGGCATGCGCCGGCGTTTATATCGGCCGATCAGATCGACCTTGCGAGGCAGTTCTTCATCGGGCCGGCCACTGACGCGTCATAA
- a CDS encoding RidA family protein, which produces MAVIRHHVGKRLSETAVYNGTVYLAGQIAEDADQDITGQTREVLGHIDRLLEEVNSDKAHLLSVQIYISDMVHFAGMNAVWDEWVAQGATPPRATVEAKLANPKCLVEIVVVAAQRD; this is translated from the coding sequence ATGGCAGTCATTCGTCATCACGTCGGCAAGCGCCTCTCGGAAACCGCTGTCTACAACGGCACCGTGTACCTCGCAGGCCAGATCGCCGAAGACGCTGATCAGGACATCACGGGTCAGACGCGCGAAGTGCTCGGCCACATCGACCGTCTGCTGGAAGAAGTGAACAGCGACAAGGCGCACTTGCTGTCCGTGCAGATCTATATCTCGGACATGGTGCATTTTGCCGGCATGAACGCAGTGTGGGACGAGTGGGTCGCACAAGGCGCCACGCCGCCGCGCGCTACCGTGGAAGCGAAGCTCGCGAATCCGAAGTGCCTCGTCGAAATCGTCGTGGTCGCGGCGCAGCGCGATTGA
- a CDS encoding bifunctional (p)ppGpp synthetase/guanosine-3',5'-bis(diphosphate) 3'-pyrophosphohydrolase: MTTEIVTSTPTPIPSFDEAMAFVREHAGEVRLSSGELLADHAAGTASIMRTLNVDPPAVLAAALFALTPHLQDPERVIADNFGEEVAQLVGDVRKLLRLGTVSLRAAQNAMPEAGRDAQAARRAQVEALRKMLLAFAQDIRVVLIRLASRVQSLRYYAAAKTTPSPDVARETLDIYAPLANRLGIWQLKWELEDLAFRFEEPVTYKRIAKLLDEKRVERESYVAQAIERLQQELAAANVQAEVSGRPKHIYSIWRKMHGKELDFAELYDVRAFRVIVPDIKDCYTVLGIVHNLWQPVPREFDDYISRPKPNGYKSLHTVVIGDDGRAFEVQIRTQEMHQFAEYGVAAHWRYKEAGTRGYGGQFSANEKYDEKIAWLRQLLAWKDEVSEGEHGEKRAAQPWEQLRQATLDDDHIYVLTPQARVIPLPHGATPVDFAYHLHSELGHRCRGARVDGAMVPLNTPLQNGQTVEIVAVKEGGPSRDWLNPQLGYLQSHRGRQKVRAWFNAVEVQEHIASGRAMVEKTLQREGKTSVNLDQLAAKLGFKTTDDLFSVVGKEEFSLRLVEQALHDAPPPEPVVEAPEQFEKRSSGASVARGASTGVLVVGVDALLTQLARCCRPAPPDEISGFVTRGKGMSIHRSDCPTFLRMADRAPERVLQTAWSADVMSGRGQSVYPVDLSIEATDRQGLLRDISEVFAREKMNVIGVKTQSRRNAAFMQFTVEVSSAAQIQRACTLLGEVTGVMRASRKN, encoded by the coding sequence ATGACTACCGAAATCGTTACGAGCACCCCGACACCCATCCCTTCCTTCGACGAAGCGATGGCGTTCGTGCGCGAACATGCGGGCGAAGTGCGGCTCTCATCGGGCGAGTTGCTGGCGGATCATGCGGCGGGTACGGCGTCGATCATGCGCACGCTCAACGTCGATCCGCCGGCCGTGCTGGCGGCGGCCTTGTTCGCGCTGACGCCGCATCTGCAGGACCCGGAGCGCGTGATTGCCGACAACTTCGGCGAAGAAGTCGCGCAACTGGTCGGCGACGTGCGCAAGTTGCTGCGCCTGGGTACGGTGAGCTTGCGCGCGGCGCAGAACGCGATGCCTGAAGCGGGGCGAGATGCGCAGGCTGCGCGCCGCGCCCAGGTCGAGGCCTTGCGCAAGATGCTGCTCGCGTTCGCGCAAGACATTCGCGTCGTGCTGATACGGCTCGCGTCGCGCGTGCAGTCGTTGCGGTATTACGCGGCGGCGAAAACCACGCCGTCGCCCGACGTTGCGCGTGAGACGCTCGATATTTACGCGCCGCTCGCCAACCGTTTGGGCATCTGGCAACTGAAATGGGAACTCGAGGATCTCGCGTTCCGTTTCGAGGAACCGGTTACTTATAAGCGCATCGCCAAGCTGCTCGACGAGAAACGCGTCGAGCGCGAAAGTTATGTGGCGCAGGCGATCGAGCGGCTGCAGCAGGAGTTGGCCGCGGCGAATGTGCAGGCCGAAGTCAGCGGCCGGCCCAAGCATATCTACAGCATCTGGCGCAAGATGCACGGCAAGGAGCTGGACTTCGCCGAACTGTACGACGTGCGCGCGTTTCGCGTGATCGTGCCGGATATCAAGGATTGCTACACGGTGCTGGGCATCGTGCACAACCTGTGGCAGCCGGTGCCGAGAGAGTTCGACGATTACATCTCTCGGCCGAAGCCGAACGGCTATAAATCGCTGCATACCGTTGTGATTGGTGACGACGGCCGCGCGTTCGAAGTGCAGATTCGCACGCAGGAAATGCATCAGTTCGCCGAGTACGGTGTGGCGGCGCACTGGCGTTATAAGGAAGCGGGCACGCGGGGTTACGGCGGCCAGTTCAGCGCCAATGAGAAGTACGACGAGAAGATCGCGTGGTTGCGTCAGCTGCTCGCGTGGAAAGACGAGGTCTCGGAGGGCGAGCACGGCGAGAAGCGCGCCGCGCAGCCGTGGGAGCAACTGCGGCAGGCTACGCTCGACGACGACCATATCTACGTGCTCACGCCGCAAGCGCGCGTGATTCCGTTGCCGCACGGCGCGACACCGGTCGATTTCGCGTATCACCTGCATAGCGAGCTGGGGCATCGCTGCCGTGGCGCGCGTGTCGACGGCGCGATGGTGCCGCTCAATACGCCGTTGCAGAACGGCCAGACGGTCGAGATCGTCGCGGTGAAAGAGGGCGGTCCGTCGCGTGACTGGCTCAACCCGCAACTCGGGTATCTGCAGAGCCATCGGGGGCGGCAGAAAGTGCGCGCGTGGTTCAACGCGGTCGAAGTGCAGGAGCACATCGCGAGTGGCCGTGCGATGGTCGAAAAGACCCTGCAGCGCGAGGGTAAGACGTCGGTCAATCTCGATCAGCTCGCCGCCAAGCTCGGCTTCAAGACCACCGACGATCTGTTCTCGGTGGTCGGCAAGGAAGAGTTCAGTCTGCGGCTCGTCGAGCAGGCACTGCACGATGCGCCGCCGCCTGAGCCTGTCGTCGAAGCGCCGGAACAGTTCGAGAAACGCAGTAGCGGCGCAAGCGTCGCGCGCGGCGCTTCTACGGGCGTGCTGGTGGTCGGCGTCGACGCGTTGCTCACGCAACTCGCGCGCTGTTGCCGTCCCGCCCCGCCCGACGAGATCAGCGGCTTCGTCACGCGCGGCAAGGGCATGTCGATTCACCGCAGCGATTGCCCGACCTTCCTGCGCATGGCCGATCGCGCACCGGAACGTGTGCTGCAAACCGCGTGGTCGGCGGATGTCATGAGCGGCCGCGGACAATCGGTCTATCCTGTCGACCTCAGCATCGAGGCAACGGATCGGCAAGGTCTGCTGCGCGATATCTCCGAAGTTTTCGCGCGCGAGAAAATGAATGTGATCGGCGTGAAAACGCAATCGCGTCGTAATGCCGCGTTCATGCAATTCACCGTCGAAGTCTCGAGCGCCGCGCAAATTCAGCGCGCGTGTACGTTGCTCGGCGAAGTAACAGGTGTGATGCGCGCCTCGCGCAAGAATTGA
- the thrS gene encoding threonine--tRNA ligase gives MVSIRLPDGSVRQYEHPVTVAEVAASIGPGLAKAALGGKIDGELVDTSTLIDHDVALAIVTEKDADGLDIIRHSAAHLLAYAVKDLYPEAQVTIGPVIDNGFYYDFAYSRPFTPEDLEKIEKRMQELAKKDEPVTRRVVSRGEAVDYFKSIGEKYKAEIIESIPATDEIKLYSHGGFTDLCRGPHVPSTGKLKVFKLMKLAGAYWRGDSKNEQLQRIYGTAWTKKEDQDAYLHMLEEAEKRDHRKLGKQLDLFHMQDESPGMVFWHPRGWTLWQQVEQYMRRRVNDAGYLEIKTPMIMDRSLWEASGHWQNYRENMFTTESEKRDYAIKPMNCPGHVQVFNHGLRSYRDLPLRYAEFGSCHRNESSGALHGLMRVRGFVQDDAHIFCTEDQFISESIAFNTLAMSVYKDFGFDNVEIKLSLRPDARAGTDETWDRAEQGLREALTACGVTWEELAGEGAFYGPKVEYHIKDALGRSWQCGTLQLDMVLPERLGAEYVAEDNSRRRPIMLHRAIVGSMERFLGILIEHHAGAMPSWLAPMQVVVMNIAESQAEYAQSLAQSLQKQGVRVEADLRNEKISYKIREHTLEKVPYLLVVGDKEREAQTVAVRARGGVDLGVMPLDTFIERLRQDVQSFN, from the coding sequence ATGGTTTCGATACGTCTGCCTGACGGTTCTGTTCGACAGTACGAGCATCCGGTGACCGTCGCCGAAGTGGCCGCCTCGATCGGCCCCGGCCTCGCGAAAGCCGCGCTCGGCGGCAAGATCGACGGTGAACTCGTCGACACGTCCACGCTGATCGATCACGACGTGGCGCTTGCCATCGTCACTGAGAAAGACGCAGACGGCCTCGATATCATTCGCCACTCCGCGGCGCACTTGCTCGCGTACGCGGTGAAGGACCTGTATCCGGAAGCGCAAGTCACGATCGGTCCGGTGATCGACAACGGCTTCTACTACGACTTCGCCTACAGCCGTCCCTTCACGCCCGAAGATCTCGAGAAGATCGAAAAGCGCATGCAGGAGCTCGCGAAGAAAGACGAGCCGGTCACGCGCCGTGTAGTGTCGCGCGGCGAAGCCGTGGACTACTTCAAAAGCATTGGCGAAAAGTACAAGGCCGAGATCATCGAATCGATTCCGGCTACCGACGAAATCAAGCTTTACTCGCATGGTGGCTTCACCGATCTGTGCCGCGGCCCGCACGTGCCGTCCACCGGCAAGCTGAAAGTCTTCAAGCTGATGAAGCTCGCCGGCGCCTATTGGCGCGGCGATTCGAAGAACGAGCAGTTGCAGCGCATCTACGGTACGGCCTGGACGAAGAAGGAAGACCAGGACGCGTATCTGCACATGCTCGAAGAAGCGGAAAAGCGCGACCACCGCAAGCTCGGCAAGCAACTCGATCTGTTCCATATGCAGGACGAGTCGCCGGGCATGGTGTTCTGGCATCCGCGTGGCTGGACGCTGTGGCAGCAGGTCGAGCAGTACATGCGCCGCCGGGTGAACGACGCCGGTTACCTTGAGATCAAGACGCCGATGATCATGGACCGCTCGCTCTGGGAAGCGTCCGGTCACTGGCAGAACTATCGTGAAAACATGTTCACGACCGAGTCGGAAAAGCGCGACTACGCGATCAAGCCGATGAACTGCCCAGGTCACGTGCAGGTGTTCAACCACGGCCTGCGCTCGTATCGCGATCTGCCGCTGCGGTACGCGGAATTCGGCTCGTGCCACCGCAATGAATCGTCGGGCGCGCTGCACGGCCTGATGCGCGTGCGCGGTTTCGTGCAGGACGACGCCCACATTTTCTGTACCGAAGACCAGTTCATTAGCGAATCGATCGCGTTTAACACGCTGGCGATGAGCGTCTATAAAGACTTCGGCTTCGACAATGTCGAGATCAAGCTGTCGTTGCGCCCGGATGCGCGCGCCGGCACGGACGAGACCTGGGATCGCGCGGAGCAGGGCTTGCGCGAGGCGCTGACGGCATGCGGCGTGACGTGGGAAGAATTGGCGGGTGAGGGCGCGTTTTACGGCCCGAAGGTCGAGTACCACATCAAGGACGCACTTGGCCGCTCGTGGCAGTGCGGCACGTTGCAGCTCGATATGGTGCTGCCGGAACGCCTGGGCGCCGAATACGTCGCCGAAGACAACAGCCGCCGCCGCCCAATCATGCTGCACCGGGCAATCGTCGGATCAATGGAGCGGTTTCTCGGCATCCTGATCGAGCACCATGCTGGTGCAATGCCGTCGTGGCTTGCGCCGATGCAGGTTGTGGTGATGAATATCGCGGAAAGTCAGGCCGAATATGCACAGTCTCTGGCCCAATCGTTGCAAAAACAAGGGGTTAGAGTAGAGGCCGATTTGCGCAACGAGAAGATTAGCTATAAAATACGCGAGCACACGCTAGAAAAGGTGCCGTACCTACTCGTGGTCGGCGACAAAGAGCGTGAAGCCCAAACGGTAGCCGTGCGTGCCCGTGGTGGTGTCGACCTAGGCGTGATGCCACTCGATACCTTCATTGAGCGTCTGCGTCAGGACGTGCAGTCGTTCAACTGA
- the infC gene encoding translation initiation factor IF-3 has protein sequence MATDKSAHRINGEITAPEVRLVGVENEPLGIVKLADAFRMSEQQDVDLVEIAPQAVPPVCRLMDYGKFKYSEAKKQHEAKLKQKVVQVKEVKFRPGTDDGDYNVKLRNLIRFLDDGDKTKITLRFRGREMAHQEIGMRMLERLRTDLDEVGQVEQMPKMEGRQMIMVLAPKKKK, from the coding sequence ATCGCTACTGATAAGTCTGCGCACCGCATCAACGGTGAAATTACAGCACCCGAGGTGCGTCTGGTCGGCGTCGAGAATGAACCGCTCGGCATCGTGAAACTTGCTGATGCGTTCCGAATGTCGGAACAGCAGGACGTGGATCTGGTGGAAATCGCTCCGCAAGCGGTCCCCCCGGTCTGCCGTCTGATGGACTACGGCAAGTTCAAGTACTCGGAAGCGAAGAAGCAGCACGAGGCCAAGCTCAAGCAGAAGGTCGTCCAGGTCAAGGAAGTCAAATTCCGCCCGGGTACCGATGACGGCGATTACAACGTCAAGCTGCGCAACCTCATCCGCTTCCTCGACGACGGCGACAAGACGAAAATCACGTTGCGTTTCCGTGGCCGCGAAATGGCTCACCAGGAAATCGGTATGCGCATGCTCGAGCGCCTGCGCACGGACCTCGACGAAGTCGGTCAGGTCGAGCAGATGCCGAAAATGGAAGGGCGCCAGATGATCATGGTGCTCGCGCCGAAGAAAAAGAAGTAA
- the rpmI gene encoding 50S ribosomal protein L35, producing MPKMKTKKSAAKRFVVRPGGTVKRGQAFKRHILTKKTTKNKRHLRGSTAVHDADMNSVRAMLPFA from the coding sequence ATGCCGAAGATGAAGACCAAGAAGAGTGCTGCAAAGCGCTTCGTGGTGCGTCCGGGCGGTACCGTCAAGCGCGGTCAAGCCTTCAAGCGCCACATTCTTACCAAGAAGACCACCAAGAACAAACGCCATTTGCGCGGTTCGACGGCAGTTCATGATGCAGATATGAACTCCGTGCGCGCAATGCTGCCGTTCGCTTAA
- the rplT gene encoding 50S ribosomal protein L20: MPRVKRGVTARARHKKIIKLAKGYRGRRNNVYRIAKQAVMRAGQYAYRDRRNKKRVFRALWITRINAAVRQHDMTYSVFINGLKKASIELDRKVLADMAVFDKAAFAAIVQQVKAAVAA; this comes from the coding sequence ATGCCTCGAGTAAAACGTGGGGTTACCGCACGGGCCCGTCACAAGAAGATCATCAAGCTGGCCAAGGGTTACCGCGGCCGTCGCAATAACGTCTATCGCATCGCCAAGCAGGCGGTCATGCGCGCAGGCCAATACGCCTACCGCGATCGCCGCAACAAGAAGCGTGTGTTCCGTGCATTGTGGATCACGCGTATCAACGCGGCGGTGCGTCAGCACGACATGACGTACAGCGTGTTCATCAACGGCCTGAAGAAGGCTTCGATCGAACTCGACCGCAAGGTGCTGGCCGACATGGCTGTGTTCGACAAGGCTGCTTTTGCTGCGATCGTTCAGCAGGTGAAAGCCGCCGTTGCAGCCTGA
- the pheS gene encoding phenylalanine--tRNA ligase subunit alpha encodes MDLDQIVADAQKAFAEASDVTTLENEKARFLGKSGALTELLKGLGKLDPETRKTEGARINLVKQQVEAALTARRQALADALLNQRLAAEAIDVTLPGRGTNAGSLHPVMRTWERVEQVFRSIGFDVADGPEIETDWYNFTSLNSPENHPARSMQDTFYVDGKDADGRQLLLRTHTSPMQVRYARTNTPPIKVIVPGRTYRVDSDATHSPMFNQVEGLWIDENISFADLKGVYSDFLKKFFERDDIQVRFRPSYFPFTEPSAEIDMLFETGKNAGKWLEISGSGQVHPTVIRNMGLDPERYIGFAFGSGLERLTMLRYGVQDLRLFFENDLRFLRQFA; translated from the coding sequence ATGGATCTGGACCAGATTGTCGCCGACGCGCAAAAAGCCTTCGCAGAAGCCTCCGACGTCACCACCCTCGAGAACGAGAAAGCGCGCTTTCTCGGCAAATCGGGTGCGCTGACCGAGCTATTGAAGGGCCTTGGCAAACTCGACCCCGAAACGCGCAAGACCGAAGGCGCACGGATCAACCTCGTCAAGCAACAAGTGGAAGCCGCGTTGACGGCCCGCCGTCAGGCGCTGGCCGACGCGTTGCTGAACCAGCGCCTCGCCGCTGAGGCGATCGACGTCACGCTGCCCGGCCGCGGCACCAACGCAGGCAGCCTGCACCCGGTGATGCGCACATGGGAACGCGTCGAACAGGTTTTCCGGTCGATCGGATTCGATGTGGCCGACGGCCCCGAAATCGAAACCGACTGGTACAACTTTACCTCGTTGAACAGCCCGGAAAACCATCCGGCGCGTTCGATGCAGGACACCTTCTACGTCGACGGCAAAGATGCCGACGGCCGTCAACTGCTGCTGCGCACGCACACCAGTCCGATGCAGGTGCGTTACGCGCGCACCAACACGCCGCCGATCAAGGTGATCGTGCCGGGCCGCACGTATCGTGTGGACAGCGACGCAACTCACTCGCCGATGTTCAACCAGGTTGAAGGCCTGTGGATCGACGAGAACATCAGCTTCGCGGATCTGAAGGGCGTCTACTCCGATTTCCTCAAGAAGTTCTTCGAGCGCGACGATATTCAGGTGCGCTTCCGTCCGTCGTACTTTCCGTTCACCGAACCGTCGGCTGAAATCGACATGCTGTTCGAAACGGGCAAGAACGCCGGCAAGTGGCTCGAAATTTCGGGTTCTGGCCAGGTTCACCCCACGGTGATCCGCAACATGGGCCTCGACCCCGAGCGTTACATCGGTTTTGCTTTTGGCAGCGGCCTCGAGCGGCTCACGATGTTGCGTTACGGCGTGCAAGACCTGCGTCTGTTCTTCGAAAACGACCTGCGTTTCCTGCGTCAATTCGCCTGA
- the pheT gene encoding phenylalanine--tRNA ligase subunit beta, with translation MQFPESWLRTFVDPQLTTDELSHALTMAGLEVEDLRPAAPPTSKIVVGQVLEVVKHPDADKLNVCQVDAGTGATLNIVCGAPNVAPGIKVPVALVGAQLPPAEEGGTPFAIKLSKLRGVESQGMLCSARELKLSEDHSGLMILPEDTPIGQDIRETLKLDDTIFEIKLTPNKADCLSVFGVARETSAITGAALRPLEIKPAEVKLTETLPVKISAPDLCGRFSGRVIRGVNARAKSPQWMVQRLERSGQRSISALVDISNYVMLELGRPSHVFDLDKIHGGMDVRWGRKGETLKLLNGNTVELDETVGVIADEQHIESLAGIMGGDSTAVTLDTTNIYLEAAFWWPDSIRGRSRRYNFSTDAGHRFERGVDYATTVEHIERITQLILDICGGEAGPVDDQIVNVPKREPVKMRVSRANRIIGIKIDADEIAQTFTRLGLAFERDGDTFSVMPPSHRFDIEIEEDLIEEVARIYGFEKIPARPPVATSEMLRTNETKRSIHVIRHALAARDYAETVNFSFVDAEWEQDFAGNDKPVRLLNPIASQLSVMRTTLFGSLINVLRTNLNRRAADRVRVFEAGRVFLHDPSIKAGELTVEGFAQPKMIGGLAYGPALEEQWGAQTRAVDYFDVKGDIEAVLAPAVASFVKAEHPALHPGRSARIELNGQAVGWIGELHPRWMQKYDLPHAPILFEIEAEALMQRVLPTPADVSKFPPVRRDIAVVVDQKIEVQALLDELGKAQSEEACKTVQRVALFDEFRPKSNTSGGLAAHEKSLAFRVTLQDTGGTLQDETVDLAIQTLVERLARVYGARLRG, from the coding sequence ATGCAATTCCCGGAATCCTGGCTGAGAACCTTTGTCGACCCGCAACTGACGACCGATGAGCTGTCGCACGCGTTGACGATGGCGGGTCTCGAAGTCGAAGACCTGCGGCCGGCCGCGCCGCCGACCTCGAAGATTGTCGTCGGCCAGGTGCTGGAAGTCGTCAAGCACCCGGACGCCGATAAGCTCAACGTGTGTCAGGTCGACGCCGGCACGGGCGCAACGCTGAACATCGTGTGCGGTGCGCCGAATGTCGCGCCGGGCATCAAGGTGCCGGTCGCACTGGTTGGCGCGCAACTTCCGCCAGCCGAAGAGGGCGGCACGCCGTTCGCAATCAAGCTCTCGAAGCTGCGCGGCGTGGAAAGCCAGGGCATGCTGTGCTCGGCACGCGAACTGAAGCTCTCGGAAGATCATAGCGGTTTGATGATCCTGCCGGAAGATACGCCGATCGGCCAGGACATCCGCGAAACGCTCAAGCTCGACGACACGATTTTCGAAATCAAGTTGACGCCGAACAAGGCGGACTGCCTGTCGGTGTTCGGCGTGGCGCGCGAGACTTCGGCCATCACGGGTGCAGCGTTGCGCCCGCTCGAGATCAAGCCGGCTGAAGTGAAGCTCACCGAAACATTGCCCGTCAAAATCTCGGCGCCCGATCTGTGCGGCCGTTTTTCGGGCCGCGTGATTCGTGGCGTGAACGCGCGCGCGAAGTCGCCGCAATGGATGGTGCAGCGTCTCGAGCGTTCGGGGCAGCGCAGCATCTCCGCACTCGTCGACATCTCGAACTATGTGATGCTCGAACTCGGCCGTCCGTCGCACGTGTTCGATCTGGACAAGATCCACGGCGGCATGGACGTGCGTTGGGGCCGCAAGGGAGAAACGCTCAAGCTGCTGAACGGCAACACGGTCGAACTCGATGAAACCGTCGGCGTGATTGCCGATGAACAGCACATCGAGAGCCTCGCCGGCATCATGGGCGGCGACAGCACGGCCGTTACGCTCGACACCACCAACATCTATCTCGAAGCTGCGTTCTGGTGGCCGGATAGCATTCGCGGCCGCTCGCGCAGGTACAACTTCTCGACCGATGCGGGTCACCGTTTCGAGCGTGGCGTCGATTACGCGACCACCGTCGAACACATCGAGCGCATCACGCAACTGATCCTCGATATCTGCGGCGGCGAAGCCGGCCCGGTCGACGATCAGATCGTCAACGTGCCGAAGCGCGAGCCGGTGAAGATGCGGGTCTCGCGCGCGAACCGCATCATCGGCATCAAGATCGATGCGGACGAAATCGCGCAGACTTTCACGCGCCTCGGCCTCGCGTTCGAACGCGACGGCGATACGTTCTCGGTGATGCCGCCGTCGCACCGCTTCGATATCGAAATCGAAGAAGACCTGATCGAAGAAGTCGCGCGTATCTACGGCTTCGAAAAGATCCCGGCGCGTCCGCCGGTTGCGACCAGCGAAATGCTGCGGACCAACGAAACGAAGCGCTCGATCCACGTGATCCGTCACGCGCTCGCCGCGCGCGATTACGCGGAAACGGTCAACTTCAGTTTCGTGGACGCCGAGTGGGAGCAGGACTTCGCCGGCAACGACAAGCCTGTACGTCTGTTGAATCCGATTGCGAGCCAGTTGTCGGTGATGCGTACCACGCTGTTCGGCAGCCTGATCAATGTGTTGCGCACGAACCTGAACCGTCGCGCGGCCGATCGCGTGCGCGTGTTCGAAGCGGGCCGCGTGTTCCTGCACGACCCGTCGATCAAGGCAGGCGAGCTGACGGTAGAAGGTTTCGCGCAGCCGAAGATGATCGGCGGCCTGGCCTATGGTCCCGCGCTTGAAGAGCAATGGGGCGCGCAAACGCGCGCAGTCGACTACTTCGACGTGAAGGGCGACATCGAAGCCGTACTCGCGCCGGCCGTGGCGAGCTTCGTGAAGGCCGAGCATCCGGCATTGCATCCGGGCCGCAGCGCGCGTATTGAACTGAATGGCCAGGCAGTGGGCTGGATTGGCGAATTGCATCCGCGCTGGATGCAAAAATATGATTTGCCGCACGCGCCGATTCTGTTTGAAATCGAAGCGGAAGCATTAATGCAGCGCGTATTGCCGACTCCTGCGGACGTGTCTAAATTCCCGCCGGTGCGCCGCGATATTGCGGTCGTCGTCGATCAGAAAATCGAGGTGCAGGCGCTGCTGGACGAGCTCGGGAAGGCCCAATCCGAAGAGGCCTGCAAGACGGTCCAGAGGGTTGCGCTTTTCGACGAATTCCGTCCAAAATCAAACACTTCCGGTGGCCTGGCTGCCCATGAGAAAAGCCTTGCGTTCCGTGTGACCTTGCAAGATACTGGCGGGACCCTTCAGGATGAAACGGTCGATCTGGCCATTCAAACTCTGGTGGAACGTCTGGCTCGAGTATATGGCGCAAGGTTGCGTGGATAA
- a CDS encoding integration host factor subunit alpha, translated as MNEMNSSDFEALLTAQRSAMIREIPTSPAAVSTETPTLTKAELAELLFDNVGLNKREAKDMVEAFFEVIRDALESGDSVKLSGFGNFQLRDKPQRPGRNPKTGEAIPIAARRVVTFHASQKLKALVENGAEASFTR; from the coding sequence ATGAATGAAATGAACTCGAGTGATTTCGAAGCCCTTCTAACGGCGCAACGCAGCGCCATGATTCGCGAAATTCCGACATCACCCGCGGCCGTTTCCACTGAAACGCCGACGCTTACCAAGGCTGAACTTGCCGAGTTGCTGTTCGACAATGTCGGGCTCAACAAGCGGGAAGCGAAAGACATGGTCGAGGCGTTCTTCGAGGTGATCCGCGACGCGCTGGAGAGTGGCGATAGCGTGAAGCTGTCGGGGTTCGGCAACTTTCAGTTGCGCGACAAACCTCAGCGTCCCGGCAGAAACCCGAAGACCGGCGAGGCGATTCCGATCGCCGCGCGCCGCGTTGTGACGTTCCATGCGAGTCAAAAGCTGAAAGCGCTGGTCGAGAACGGCGCTGAAGCGAGCTTCACGCGCTGA